A single region of the Marinobacter nanhaiticus D15-8W genome encodes:
- a CDS encoding acyl-CoA dehydrogenase C-terminal domain-containing protein codes for MPEYKAPLRDIKFVMSELLDSEQHYANLEGADDATPDMVDAIIQEGAKFCEQVLSPLNRVGDQEGCTWSEDDVKTPTGFKEAYQQYVEGGWPSMTADTNYGGQGLPHSIGLVISEMVGTSNWSWGMYPGLSHGATNTIEAHGTEEQKQTYLTKLISGEWTGTMCLTEPHCGSDLGTLRSKAEPNADGSYSISGTKIFISAGEHDMAENIVHIVLARLPGAPEGTKGISLFIVPKFLPNEDGSSGERNAVSCGSLEHKMGIHGNATCVMNFDGAKGWLIGPENKGLNCMFTFMNTARIGTAIQGLGASELGFQGSLAYAKERLAMRSLSGPKNPEGIADPIIVHPDVRRMLLTQKAVAEGARALIYLAGQQVDIVHSGKNEEERKAADATLGFLTPIAKAFLTEIGYESANLGMQVFGGHGFISEWGMEQNVRDARIGMIYEGTTGIQALDLLGRKVLMTQGESLKGFTKQVHVFCKENADNEQLKEFIEPLQAINKEWGDLTMKIGMNAMKNREEVGAASVDYLMYSGYAVFAYLWARMAKVALDKMVDGTSEEMFYNAKVQTARFYFKRMLPRSKAHAEAMLAGADSLMDMPEEAFVF; via the coding sequence ATGCCTGAGTACAAAGCGCCCCTGCGTGACATCAAGTTTGTTATGTCCGAGCTGCTGGACAGCGAGCAGCACTACGCCAATCTGGAAGGTGCTGACGATGCGACTCCGGATATGGTCGATGCCATTATCCAGGAAGGCGCGAAGTTCTGTGAGCAGGTCCTGTCTCCGCTGAACCGGGTGGGTGACCAGGAAGGCTGTACCTGGAGCGAAGACGACGTCAAGACGCCGACCGGTTTCAAGGAAGCCTACCAGCAGTACGTCGAGGGTGGCTGGCCGTCCATGACCGCAGACACCAACTACGGTGGTCAGGGCCTGCCGCATTCCATCGGTCTGGTCATCAGCGAGATGGTTGGCACCTCAAACTGGTCCTGGGGGATGTACCCGGGGCTGAGCCACGGCGCCACCAACACGATCGAAGCTCACGGCACCGAAGAGCAGAAGCAGACCTACCTGACCAAACTGATCAGCGGCGAGTGGACCGGCACCATGTGTCTGACCGAGCCGCACTGCGGTTCCGACCTGGGCACCCTGCGTAGCAAGGCCGAGCCGAATGCCGACGGCAGCTACAGCATCAGTGGCACCAAGATCTTCATCTCCGCCGGTGAACACGACATGGCAGAGAACATCGTCCACATCGTACTGGCCCGCCTGCCGGGCGCGCCGGAGGGCACCAAGGGCATCTCCCTGTTCATCGTTCCGAAGTTCCTGCCGAACGAAGATGGCTCCTCGGGCGAGCGTAACGCGGTATCCTGCGGCTCTCTCGAGCACAAGATGGGTATTCACGGTAACGCGACCTGCGTCATGAACTTCGATGGCGCCAAGGGCTGGCTGATCGGGCCGGAGAACAAGGGCCTGAACTGCATGTTCACCTTCATGAACACGGCGCGTATCGGTACTGCGATCCAGGGTCTGGGCGCGTCCGAGCTGGGCTTCCAGGGCTCACTGGCTTACGCCAAGGAGCGTTTGGCCATGCGTTCGCTGAGCGGCCCTAAGAACCCGGAAGGCATCGCTGACCCGATCATCGTTCATCCGGACGTTCGCCGAATGCTGCTGACCCAGAAGGCCGTTGCAGAAGGCGCTCGTGCGCTGATCTACCTGGCCGGCCAGCAGGTCGATATTGTTCACAGCGGCAAGAACGAGGAAGAGCGTAAGGCGGCGGATGCCACCCTGGGCTTCCTGACCCCGATTGCCAAAGCGTTCCTGACCGAGATCGGCTACGAGTCCGCCAACCTGGGTATGCAGGTATTCGGTGGCCATGGCTTCATTTCCGAGTGGGGCATGGAACAGAACGTCCGTGACGCCCGTATCGGCATGATCTACGAGGGTACCACCGGTATCCAGGCACTCGACCTGCTGGGCCGTAAGGTCCTGATGACCCAGGGCGAGTCGCTGAAGGGCTTCACCAAGCAGGTTCACGTGTTCTGCAAGGAGAACGCGGATAACGAACAGCTGAAGGAGTTCATCGAGCCGCTCCAGGCCATCAACAAGGAGTGGGGCGACCTGACCATGAAGATCGGCATGAACGCCATGAAGAACCGCGAGGAAGTCGGTGCAGCGTCCGTAGACTACCTGATGTATTCCGGCTATGCCGTTTTCGCCTACCTGTGGGCACGCATGGCCAAGGTTGCTCTCGATAAGATGGTCGATGGCACCAGTGAGGAAATGTTCTATAACGCCAAGGTGCAGACCGCGCGCTTCTACTTCAAGCGCATGCTGCCGCGCTCCAAGGCCCACGCCGAAGCCATGCTGGCCGGCGCCGACAGCCTGATGGACATGCCGGAAGAAGCCTTCGTATTCTGA
- a CDS encoding acyl-CoA dehydrogenase C-terminal domain-containing protein, with amino-acid sequence MADYQAPLRDIRFVLNEVFDTPALWASLPKLAENVDPDTADAILEEAGKITSGVIAPLNREGDEQGCKWNDGEVTTPEGFKEAYQTIVEGGWNGLGGNPDFGGMGMPKTLVAQFEEMLQASNMAFGLAPMLTAGACLALDAHGSEELKAKYLPNMYSGVWSGAMDLTEPHAGTDLGIIRTKADPNDDGSYNVTGTKIFITWGEHDMAENIIHLVLAKLPDAPKGPKGISLFLVPKFLVNEDGSLGERNSLACGSIEKKMGIKGSATCVMNFDGAKGWLVGEPNKGLAAMFTMMNYERLGVGIQGMGAAEASLQSAREYALERLQSRAPTGIQEPEKAADPLIVHPDVRRMLLTMKGYIEGGRAFSTYVAQWLDISKYADDEERRVHAEQMVALLTPVAKAFLTDRGLDVCVIGQQVFGGHGFIREWGQEQLVRDVRITQIYEGTNGIQALDLMGRKVVLNQGRFFELFAEDVAEFIETNQSDAAVRPYLEPLAAALERLADVTEYVIKAAAENPNEVGAASVDYLDLFGLTALAYMWARIVKAAAPKAEGDTSGFYSGKLKTARFYYNRMLPKTVSLAEGIRSGSDAMMDLTADEF; translated from the coding sequence ATGGCAGACTATCAGGCACCCTTACGTGATATCCGCTTCGTATTGAACGAAGTCTTCGATACCCCGGCGCTATGGGCGTCACTCCCGAAACTGGCCGAAAACGTCGATCCCGATACGGCGGATGCCATCCTGGAAGAGGCCGGTAAGATCACCAGCGGCGTGATCGCACCGCTCAATCGCGAGGGTGACGAGCAGGGCTGCAAGTGGAACGATGGTGAAGTCACTACGCCAGAAGGCTTCAAGGAAGCCTACCAGACCATCGTTGAAGGCGGCTGGAACGGCCTTGGCGGCAACCCGGACTTCGGTGGCATGGGCATGCCCAAGACCCTGGTGGCGCAGTTCGAAGAGATGCTGCAGGCCTCCAATATGGCCTTCGGCCTGGCACCGATGCTGACCGCCGGCGCTTGCCTGGCGCTGGACGCCCACGGTAGCGAGGAATTGAAAGCCAAATACCTGCCCAATATGTACTCCGGCGTCTGGTCTGGCGCTATGGACCTGACCGAGCCCCATGCCGGTACCGACCTGGGCATTATCCGCACCAAGGCCGATCCGAACGATGACGGTTCCTACAACGTGACCGGCACCAAGATCTTTATCACTTGGGGCGAGCACGACATGGCGGAGAACATTATCCACCTCGTGCTGGCCAAGTTGCCGGATGCACCGAAAGGTCCAAAAGGCATATCCCTGTTTCTGGTGCCCAAGTTCCTCGTCAACGAGGACGGTTCCCTGGGCGAGCGCAACAGCCTGGCCTGTGGTTCTATCGAGAAAAAGATGGGCATCAAGGGGTCAGCGACCTGTGTGATGAACTTCGACGGCGCCAAGGGCTGGTTGGTGGGCGAGCCGAACAAGGGTCTGGCTGCGATGTTCACCATGATGAACTACGAGCGCCTGGGTGTGGGCATCCAGGGTATGGGGGCGGCTGAGGCTTCCCTGCAGAGCGCGCGTGAGTATGCGTTGGAGCGCCTCCAGAGTCGTGCCCCGACCGGTATCCAGGAGCCTGAAAAAGCCGCAGACCCGCTGATCGTCCATCCGGATGTGCGTCGTATGCTGTTGACCATGAAGGGTTACATCGAAGGCGGACGTGCATTCTCCACCTACGTGGCGCAGTGGCTCGATATTTCCAAGTATGCCGATGATGAAGAGCGTCGCGTACACGCAGAGCAGATGGTTGCGCTGCTGACCCCGGTTGCCAAGGCGTTCCTGACTGACCGCGGCCTGGATGTCTGCGTTATCGGCCAGCAGGTCTTCGGCGGTCATGGGTTTATCCGCGAGTGGGGCCAGGAACAACTGGTGCGCGATGTGCGGATCACCCAGATCTACGAGGGCACCAACGGCATCCAGGCACTCGACCTGATGGGGCGCAAGGTGGTCCTGAACCAGGGGCGTTTCTTCGAACTCTTCGCCGAGGATGTTGCTGAGTTTATTGAGACCAACCAGTCGGACGCGGCGGTTCGCCCGTACCTGGAACCCCTGGCTGCGGCCCTTGAGCGTCTGGCGGATGTCACCGAATATGTGATCAAGGCCGCTGCGGAAAATCCGAACGAAGTGGGTGCTGCCTCGGTGGACTACCTGGATCTGTTCGGGCTGACGGCGCTGGCTTACATGTGGGCGCGCATCGTCAAGGCGGCGGCACCCAAGGCGGAAGGAGATACCTCCGGTTTCTACTCCGGCAAACTGAAGACTGCGCGGTTCTATTACAACCGCATGCTGCCGAAGACCGTGTCGCTGGCCGAAGGTATCCGCAGTGGCAGTGATGCCATGATGGACCTGACCGCAGACGAGTTCTGA
- a CDS encoding endonuclease: MNTVIKQGPILALLMLGIGSTAPAQTRFSDPDKTASDVFWKQLYGDGGVTFFCQKPFTGKSFLLTQGYIYPMSHVRNALRCGTPSQCERESERYRHIASDLHNMIPVQNSIEMRRRNAAYAHLGESVAAEECGIRAGFQNIEPPDNIKGDVARGVFYMVQTYDLPLIGTDQVFNTWNREDPPDDRELTRNHRIKELQGNENPFISSPGIANSL, encoded by the coding sequence ATGAATACAGTGATCAAGCAGGGACCGATACTTGCGCTGCTGATGCTGGGTATTGGCAGCACAGCCCCGGCGCAAACCCGATTTTCCGATCCTGACAAGACGGCCTCCGACGTTTTCTGGAAGCAGCTCTACGGGGATGGCGGAGTCACTTTCTTTTGCCAGAAGCCGTTCACCGGAAAATCCTTCCTGCTAACCCAGGGTTACATCTACCCGATGAGTCATGTCCGCAACGCACTGCGCTGCGGAACGCCCTCACAATGCGAGCGCGAAAGCGAAAGATACCGCCATATTGCTTCTGATCTGCACAATATGATTCCGGTACAGAACTCAATCGAGATGCGCCGGCGCAACGCCGCATATGCCCACTTGGGTGAAAGCGTCGCGGCGGAGGAATGTGGAATCCGCGCGGGCTTCCAGAACATCGAACCTCCGGATAACATCAAGGGCGATGTGGCAAGGGGCGTTTTCTATATGGTCCAGACCTACGACCTGCCCCTGATCGGCACGGATCAGGTATTCAATACCTGGAACCGGGAAGACCCGCCGGATGATCGCGAGCTGACCCGCAATCACCGCATCAAGGAACTCCAAGGCAACGAGAATCCGTTCATCAGCAGCCCCGGCATCGCAAACAGCTTGTAG
- the holA gene encoding DNA polymerase III subunit delta produces MKTSPAQLDQVLSRGLAPVYLVSGDEPLLVQECCDKIRSKAREAGYEDRQIFHADRNLDWGQVGEELNALSLFAEKRRLEIHLPTGKLGDGRSIIEQALQTPPEDIILILISVKLDAAEIRRKWYKLLQEKGVHVPVWPIDADKFPGWLQQRARIHGLTLTQGALEELSDRLEGNLLAASQEIDRLALLAPNKTIDEQFVTQVVLDSARFSVFELVGDILTGSTEQAHRVIGALQQEEDNPLGLLAILSRDLRMVGRLQLALQRGETAKDFFRSQNIRQPQRMRQLEQAARRLHPTQIRQAMLRCSDMDRSAKGFDSLSPWHYLRTMATELAARR; encoded by the coding sequence ATGAAGACCAGTCCGGCGCAGCTCGACCAGGTCCTCTCCCGGGGGTTGGCGCCAGTCTATCTGGTGTCCGGCGATGAGCCGCTGCTGGTCCAGGAGTGCTGCGACAAGATTCGGTCAAAGGCGCGCGAGGCCGGGTATGAGGATCGTCAGATCTTCCACGCTGACCGCAATCTGGACTGGGGACAGGTAGGCGAGGAGTTGAATGCCCTATCCCTGTTCGCGGAAAAACGTCGACTGGAAATCCACCTCCCCACCGGCAAGCTGGGCGATGGTCGCAGTATTATCGAGCAGGCACTGCAAACCCCGCCGGAAGACATCATCCTGATCCTGATCAGCGTCAAGCTGGATGCCGCCGAGATCCGCCGCAAGTGGTACAAGCTGCTGCAGGAGAAAGGCGTGCATGTGCCGGTCTGGCCGATCGATGCCGACAAATTCCCGGGCTGGCTCCAGCAACGAGCCCGGATTCACGGCCTGACCCTGACCCAGGGCGCGCTGGAAGAACTCAGCGACCGCCTGGAAGGCAACCTGCTCGCCGCAAGTCAGGAAATCGACCGCCTGGCCCTGCTGGCCCCCAACAAAACCATCGACGAGCAGTTCGTCACCCAGGTGGTGCTCGATAGCGCCCGTTTCAGCGTATTCGAATTGGTGGGCGATATCCTGACCGGCAGCACCGAGCAGGCCCATCGGGTTATCGGTGCGCTGCAGCAGGAAGAGGACAATCCACTGGGCCTGCTGGCCATTCTCAGCCGCGACCTGCGCATGGTCGGTCGGCTGCAACTGGCCCTGCAGCGCGGCGAAACGGCCAAGGATTTCTTCCGCAGCCAGAATATCCGCCAGCCCCAGCGCATGCGCCAACTGGAGCAGGCCGCCCGCCGTCTGCATCCGACGCAGATCCGGCAAGCGATGCTGCGCTGCAGCGACATGGATCGCAGCGCCAAAGGCTTCGACTCACTCTCCCCCTGGCACTACCTCCGCACCATGGCTACAGAACTGGCGGCCCGACGTTGA
- the lptE gene encoding LPS assembly lipoprotein LptE has protein sequence MPKTSRTPNRLAAFMAAFLPLALTGCGFQLRGAPPVSAALQPLGVECDASVPFDLCDTLRTQLEEGGIEVVDSEQAAYQLTLDNFSETRRASAIQLDASAAEYDLRQSVDVNVTSDDGVPVLIDAEVRSSEIYSYDETNVLAKRREEEELRNNLYQRLAQQSIFRLAPLTEERLKVIREDFKAKQQSEGAEQQ, from the coding sequence ATGCCAAAAACGTCGCGGACACCGAATCGCCTGGCCGCCTTTATGGCGGCGTTTCTGCCCTTGGCGCTCACCGGCTGCGGGTTCCAGTTGCGTGGCGCCCCACCGGTATCAGCAGCACTCCAGCCCCTCGGCGTGGAATGCGACGCCAGCGTGCCCTTCGACCTGTGCGACACCTTGCGCACACAGCTTGAAGAGGGAGGTATCGAGGTTGTCGATAGCGAACAGGCAGCCTACCAACTCACGCTGGACAACTTCTCCGAGACCCGCCGCGCCAGCGCCATACAGCTTGACGCGTCGGCAGCCGAATACGACCTGCGCCAGTCCGTCGACGTCAACGTCACCAGCGACGATGGCGTCCCGGTACTCATCGATGCCGAAGTCCGTTCCAGCGAGATCTACAGCTACGACGAGACCAACGTGTTGGCTAAGCGACGTGAAGAAGAGGAACTTCGCAATAACCTTTACCAGCGTCTGGCGCAACAATCAATCTTCAGGCTCGCCCCATTGACTGAAGAGCGTCTCAAGGTCATTCGCGAAGACTTCAAAGCCAAGCAGCAAAGCGAAGGCGCGGAACAGCAATGA
- the leuS gene encoding leucine--tRNA ligase, producing MDEHYRPQDIEKKAQQFWETNETFSVKEEPGKPKYYCLSMFPYPSGKLHMGHVRNYTIGDVISRYQRMQGKNVMQPMGWDAFGLPAENAAVKNKSAPAKWTYANIEYMKTQLRQLGFGYDWKRELATCSPDYYKWEQWFFTKLYEKGLVYKKMATVNWDPVDQTVLANEQVVDGRGWRSGALVEQKKIPQWFIKITDYAEELLNDLDEMDDWPEQVRTMQRNWIGKSTGVELDFKLHDHDGALRVYTTRPDTLMGATYMAVAAEHPLAKEAAERNREVGSFVESCRNSKVAEADLATMEKQGIDTGFKAVHPLTQDLIPIYVANFVLMDYGTGALMAVPAHDERDHEFARKYRLPIRQVIAPNDHREIDTQEAAFTDKGFLVNSGKYNGLTSEEAFDEIAGHLESTGIGERKVNYRLRDWGVSRQRYWGAPIPMMTLEDGTEIPVPEDQLPVRLPEDVEMDGVKSPIKADPEWATTTYNGQPATLETDTFDTFMESSWYYARFCSPQYKEGMLAPDAANYWLPVDQYIGGIEHAILHLLYARFFHKLLRDFGLVTSSEPFKRLLCQGMVLAETYFREDANGGKEWISPLDVEVERNEKGQVVNARHRGDGKPVESGGISKMSKSKNNGIDPQAIIDQFGADTVRLFMMFAAPPEQSLEWSDSGVEGAHRFIKRLWRMVSEHAEGGKAPTIDPANLNDSRRDLRRKTHETIAKVSDDVSRRLTFNTAIAAVMELLNEVSKLQVNDEADRSVVQEALDTAVLLLSPIIPHACHALWEKLGHEGAVVDATWPEADKDAMVRSTIQMVLQVNGKVRSKVDVPADIQKDELEKLALEDENVMRFTDGNTVRKVIVVPGKLVNVVAN from the coding sequence ATGGACGAGCACTATCGCCCGCAGGACATCGAGAAAAAAGCCCAGCAGTTCTGGGAAACCAATGAAACCTTCTCGGTAAAGGAAGAGCCGGGAAAACCCAAATACTACTGCCTGTCGATGTTTCCCTACCCCAGCGGCAAGCTGCACATGGGCCACGTCCGCAACTACACCATTGGTGATGTGATCAGCCGCTACCAGCGCATGCAGGGCAAGAACGTGATGCAGCCCATGGGCTGGGACGCCTTTGGCCTGCCTGCCGAGAATGCTGCCGTGAAGAACAAGTCGGCGCCCGCCAAGTGGACCTACGCCAATATCGAATATATGAAGACCCAACTGCGCCAGTTGGGTTTCGGTTACGACTGGAAGCGTGAGCTGGCCACCTGTTCGCCGGATTATTACAAGTGGGAGCAATGGTTCTTCACCAAGCTCTACGAGAAAGGCCTGGTCTACAAGAAGATGGCGACCGTCAACTGGGATCCGGTGGACCAGACCGTCCTCGCCAACGAGCAGGTCGTCGACGGCCGAGGCTGGCGCTCTGGCGCGCTGGTGGAACAGAAGAAGATCCCCCAGTGGTTCATCAAGATCACCGATTACGCCGAAGAACTGCTCAACGACCTCGACGAGATGGACGACTGGCCCGAGCAGGTGCGCACCATGCAGCGCAACTGGATCGGCAAGTCCACGGGTGTCGAGCTCGACTTCAAGCTGCACGACCATGACGGTGCACTGCGCGTCTATACCACCCGCCCAGACACCTTGATGGGCGCGACCTATATGGCGGTCGCGGCCGAACACCCGCTGGCAAAGGAAGCGGCCGAGCGTAACCGTGAGGTGGGCTCGTTCGTGGAATCCTGTCGCAACAGCAAGGTGGCCGAGGCCGACCTGGCTACCATGGAAAAGCAGGGTATCGACACCGGCTTCAAGGCGGTGCACCCCCTGACCCAGGACCTGATCCCGATCTACGTCGCCAACTTCGTGCTGATGGACTACGGCACCGGCGCACTGATGGCCGTACCGGCGCATGACGAGCGCGACCACGAGTTTGCCCGCAAGTACCGCTTGCCGATCCGCCAGGTGATCGCGCCGAATGATCACCGGGAAATCGATACCCAGGAAGCAGCCTTCACCGATAAGGGCTTCCTGGTCAATTCCGGCAAGTATAACGGCCTCACCAGCGAGGAAGCCTTCGACGAGATTGCCGGCCACCTGGAAAGCACCGGCATCGGCGAGCGCAAGGTGAACTACCGTCTGCGCGACTGGGGTGTTTCCCGCCAGCGCTATTGGGGGGCACCGATTCCGATGATGACGCTGGAAGACGGCACCGAAATCCCGGTTCCCGAAGACCAGTTGCCCGTGCGTCTGCCGGAAGACGTTGAAATGGATGGCGTGAAGTCTCCCATAAAGGCCGATCCCGAATGGGCGACGACCACCTATAACGGTCAGCCGGCCACGCTGGAAACCGATACCTTCGATACCTTCATGGAATCATCCTGGTATTACGCCCGCTTCTGCAGCCCGCAGTACAAGGAAGGCATGCTGGCGCCGGACGCCGCCAACTATTGGCTCCCGGTCGACCAGTACATCGGCGGCATCGAGCACGCGATCCTGCACCTGCTCTATGCACGTTTCTTCCACAAGCTGCTGCGCGACTTCGGACTGGTCACCAGCTCCGAACCGTTCAAGCGACTGCTGTGCCAGGGCATGGTACTGGCCGAGACCTACTTCCGGGAAGACGCCAACGGCGGCAAGGAGTGGATCTCGCCGCTGGACGTGGAAGTCGAGCGTAACGAAAAGGGACAGGTGGTCAACGCCCGCCACCGTGGCGACGGCAAGCCGGTGGAGTCCGGCGGCATCTCCAAGATGTCGAAATCCAAAAACAACGGTATCGATCCCCAGGCGATCATCGACCAGTTCGGCGCGGACACCGTGCGCCTGTTCATGATGTTCGCGGCGCCGCCGGAACAATCCCTGGAATGGTCCGACAGCGGCGTCGAAGGTGCGCATCGCTTCATCAAGCGCCTGTGGCGCATGGTCAGCGAGCATGCAGAAGGCGGCAAGGCGCCGACGATCGATCCCGCTAACCTTAACGACAGCCGGCGCGATCTGCGCCGCAAGACCCATGAAACCATCGCCAAGGTAAGCGACGATGTTAGCCGTCGCCTGACGTTCAACACGGCCATCGCAGCCGTGATGGAATTGCTTAATGAAGTGAGCAAGCTTCAGGTCAACGACGAGGCTGATCGGTCGGTCGTCCAGGAAGCCCTGGATACCGCCGTTCTGCTGCTGTCCCCGATCATCCCCCACGCTTGCCACGCACTGTGGGAAAAGCTGGGCCACGAGGGTGCAGTGGTCGACGCGACCTGGCCGGAGGCCGACAAGGATGCCATGGTCCGCTCCACGATCCAGATGGTGCTCCAGGTGAACGGCAAGGTACGCTCCAAGGTCGACGTGCCGGCGGATATCCAGAAGGACGAACTGGAGAAGCTGGCCCTTGAAGACGAGAACGTCATGCGCTTTACAGACGGCAATACGGTTCGCAAGGTGATCGTGGTACCCGGCAAGCTGGTCAATGTCGTCGCCAATTGA
- a CDS encoding zinc ribbon-containing protein — protein sequence MSERDKPDFSGKALKVYNRMLERVESRLKNMERKSWDALRDSVDEAVEFENDVEELTREEIDLLAAYVKRDVGHLMNFVDETGGDASEWLRLDLALIEQRLLELLFSIADKTRLETLELDHKLHHGPSQYIAGEIATAGVLRCMACGHMVCLVETSHIEPCEACNSHYFERITARWPHEPEVAGDVAS from the coding sequence ATGAGTGAACGGGATAAGCCGGATTTCTCCGGTAAGGCGTTGAAGGTCTACAACCGCATGCTCGAGCGCGTCGAGTCGCGTCTGAAGAACATGGAGCGCAAGAGCTGGGACGCCTTGCGCGACAGCGTGGACGAAGCCGTAGAATTCGAGAACGACGTCGAGGAGCTCACCCGGGAGGAGATCGACCTGCTGGCCGCCTACGTCAAGCGTGATGTAGGCCACCTGATGAACTTCGTCGATGAGACCGGGGGCGATGCCAGCGAGTGGTTGCGTCTGGATCTGGCCCTGATCGAGCAGCGCCTGCTGGAGTTGCTGTTCTCCATTGCCGACAAGACGCGGCTAGAAACCCTGGAGCTGGACCACAAGCTCCACCACGGCCCGAGCCAGTATATCGCCGGCGAAATCGCCACCGCCGGCGTGCTGCGCTGCATGGCCTGCGGGCACATGGTCTGTCTGGTGGAAACCAGCCATATCGAGCCGTGCGAGGCCTGCAACTCCCACTACTTCGAGCGGATTACCGCGCGCTGGCCCCACGAACCGGAAGTTGCGGGGGATGTCGCCTCCTGA
- the lnt gene encoding apolipoprotein N-acyltransferase, with the protein MSLDDNRLSWLRALALIIGGGLQTLTFSPFGLTWFGPLSVLIILLAAMALPAGKLFRAGWLMGAGLFGSGASWVYISISQYGNTSEPLAVLLTAIFVAGLALFPAITFWGWGKLSGEGHVRRLILFPAIWIIGDWVRSWLLTGFPWLYLGTGQVDGPLASLAPIMGVHGVTLLVVATGAALYILIDLGRRKQTIPAVTVAGIALLPWVLGPLLSPVSWTERAEKPLSIAAMQGNIPQQIKWDPEFLEQQIVTYLRMSDEDWNRDLILWPETAIPITQDQAGPLIDSISKRLGPDSTLITGIPWYGFSDSLEDFTFRNSIMAIGNGEGMYYKQKLVPFGEYVPLQQYLRGLIGFFDLPMSSFSRGPSDQPPLTAGQYRAMPFICYEIAYPDFVARNAWNTGFLVTISNDGWFGHSIGPLQHLQIARMRALETGRFVLRGTNNGVTAIIDDKGRITQRIPQFERDVLRGELYPVTGATPYMATGSWPALILALILIVFARPRRIPQPSHQTHAG; encoded by the coding sequence GTGAGTCTTGACGATAATCGACTGAGCTGGCTCCGGGCGCTCGCCCTGATTATCGGCGGTGGACTCCAGACCCTGACCTTCTCCCCCTTCGGCCTGACCTGGTTCGGGCCGCTGTCCGTCCTGATCATCCTCCTCGCAGCCATGGCACTGCCAGCGGGCAAACTGTTCCGCGCAGGATGGTTGATGGGAGCGGGCCTGTTCGGCTCCGGGGCATCCTGGGTTTACATTTCGATCAGCCAGTACGGCAATACGTCCGAACCCCTCGCGGTGCTGCTGACGGCCATCTTTGTCGCCGGCCTCGCGCTGTTTCCCGCAATCACTTTCTGGGGCTGGGGCAAGCTCTCCGGCGAAGGGCACGTGCGACGTCTGATCCTGTTTCCAGCGATCTGGATCATCGGTGACTGGGTGCGCAGCTGGCTGCTCACCGGCTTCCCCTGGCTTTATCTCGGTACGGGGCAGGTCGACGGGCCATTGGCCAGCCTGGCGCCCATCATGGGGGTGCATGGTGTCACCCTGCTCGTGGTGGCTACTGGCGCAGCCCTGTATATCCTGATCGACCTCGGTCGGCGGAAGCAGACCATTCCCGCGGTTACGGTAGCGGGTATTGCCTTACTGCCCTGGGTGCTCGGCCCCCTGCTCTCGCCCGTTAGCTGGACGGAGCGCGCTGAGAAGCCGCTGAGCATCGCTGCCATGCAGGGCAATATCCCCCAGCAGATCAAGTGGGATCCGGAATTCCTCGAACAGCAGATCGTCACCTACCTGAGGATGAGCGACGAGGATTGGAACCGCGACCTGATCCTGTGGCCGGAAACCGCTATTCCCATCACCCAGGACCAGGCCGGTCCGCTCATCGACAGCATCTCAAAGCGCCTTGGTCCGGACAGTACCCTGATCACAGGCATCCCCTGGTATGGTTTCAGCGACAGCCTGGAAGACTTCACCTTCCGTAATAGCATTATGGCCATCGGTAATGGTGAAGGGATGTACTACAAGCAGAAACTGGTGCCGTTTGGTGAGTACGTGCCGCTACAGCAATACCTGCGCGGCTTGATTGGCTTCTTCGATCTGCCGATGTCCAGCTTTTCCCGGGGCCCATCAGACCAGCCACCATTGACCGCCGGGCAGTACCGGGCCATGCCGTTCATCTGTTACGAGATTGCCTATCCGGATTTCGTTGCCCGTAACGCCTGGAATACCGGCTTTCTCGTCACCATCAGCAACGATGGCTGGTTCGGCCACTCGATCGGTCCGTTACAGCACTTACAGATCGCCCGGATGCGCGCGCTGGAAACCGGCCGCTTTGTGCTGCGCGGTACCAACAATGGCGTGACGGCGATTATTGATGACAAGGGGCGGATCACCCAGCGGATACCGCAATTCGAACGGGACGTCCTGCGGGGCGAACTCTACCCGGTCACCGGCGCCACGCCTTACATGGCTACCGGCTCCTGGCCAGCGCTGATCCTGGCATTGATTCTGATCGTCTTTGCCCGACCGCGGCGGATACCGCAGCCGAGCCACCAGACCCACGCGGGCTAG